One segment of Brassica napus cultivar Da-Ae chromosome C3, Da-Ae, whole genome shotgun sequence DNA contains the following:
- the LOC106429549 gene encoding purple acid phosphatase 10-like isoform X1 codes for MKMGRFEGFYLSVVLNSFLLFCHGGTTSRYVRRLEATADMPLDSDVFCVPPGCNAPQQYDTKYYYMVGVGQTERTFWFLTPPKPGPDVPYTVGLIGELGQSFDSNITLTHYENNPLKGQTILFVGDFSYADTYPNHDNNRWDIWGRFVERSTAYQPWIWTVGNHELDFAPQTGETKPFQPFKHRYRTPHRSSGSTEPFWYSIKRGPAYIIVLASYSAYGKYTPQYMWLEQEFPKVNKTETPWLIVLMHSTWYNSYDYHYMEGETMRAMYELWFIKNKVDVIFAGHVHGERSECISNIAYNLVNGICSPVKDLSAPVYITIGDGGNLEGLSTIMTEPQPKYSAFRDASFGHAISSIKNRTHTYYGWHRNQDGCAVDGDTMWFFNRFWHPIDDSPDDDS; via the exons atgaaaatgGGTCGTTTCGAAGGATTTTATCTTAGTGTTGTTCTGAACAGCTTCTTGTTGTTCTGTCATGGTGGCACAACAAGTAGATATGTCAGGAGGTTAGAGGCAACGGCTGATATGCCACTCGATAGTGATGTATTTTGTGTTCCTCCTGGTTGCAATGCACCTCAACAG TATGACACCAAGTACTACTATATGGTAGGTGTGGGACAAACCGAACGCACGTTCTGGTTCCTCACTCCTCCTAAACCTGGTCCTGACGTTCCCTACACGGTTGGTCTTATTG GGGAACTTGGGCAGAGTTTTGACTCTAACATAACCTTAACACATTATGAGAATAACCCATTGAAAGGTCAAACAATTTTGTTTGTTGGGGATTTCTCATACGCTGACACATACCCGAACCATGACAATAATAGATGGGACATTTGGGGAAGATTTGTTGAAAGAAGCACAGCATATCAGCCCTGGATTTGGACCGTAGGAAACCATGAACTTGATTTTGCCCCCCAGACT GGAGAAACCAAACCATTTCAGCCATTCAAGCATAGGTACCGTACTCCTCACCGATCATCAGGCAGCACAGAACCATTCTGGTACTCTATAAAGAGAGGTCCAGCTTACATAATCGTGCTGGCTTCATATTCAGCATACG GTAAATACACGCCGCAGTACATGTGGCTTGAACAAGAATTCCCAAAGGTTAACAAAACAGAAACGCCATGGTTGATTGTTCTGATGCATTCAACGTGGTACAACAGCTACGATTACCATTACATGGAAGGAGAAACCATGAGAGCGATGTATGAGCTATGGTTCATCAAGAACAAAGTAGATGTTATTTTTGCGGGTCACGTCCATGGCGAAAGATCA GAATGTATATCCAACATTGCGTACAATTTGGTTAATGGAATTTGCAGTCCAGTGAAAGATCTATCTGCTCCTGTATATATCACCATTGGTGATGGAGGCAATCTTGAAGGATTGTCTACCAT AATGACTGAGCCTCAGCCTAAGTACTCTGCCTTCAGAGACGCGAGCTTCGGACATGCTATATCCTCAATAAAGAACAGGACGCACACTTACTATGGTTGGCACAGGAACCAGGATGGCTGCGCTGTGGATGGGGACACCATGTGGTTCTTTAATAGATTTTGGCATCCCATTGATGACTCTCCTGATGATGATTCTTGA
- the LOC106429549 gene encoding purple acid phosphatase 10-like isoform X2: MVGVGQTERTFWFLTPPKPGPDVPYTVGLIGELGQSFDSNITLTHYENNPLKGQTILFVGDFSYADTYPNHDNNRWDIWGRFVERSTAYQPWIWTVGNHELDFAPQTGETKPFQPFKHRYRTPHRSSGSTEPFWYSIKRGPAYIIVLASYSAYGKYTPQYMWLEQEFPKVNKTETPWLIVLMHSTWYNSYDYHYMEGETMRAMYELWFIKNKVDVIFAGHVHGERSECISNIAYNLVNGICSPVKDLSAPVYITIGDGGNLEGLSTIMTEPQPKYSAFRDASFGHAISSIKNRTHTYYGWHRNQDGCAVDGDTMWFFNRFWHPIDDSPDDDS; the protein is encoded by the exons ATGGTAGGTGTGGGACAAACCGAACGCACGTTCTGGTTCCTCACTCCTCCTAAACCTGGTCCTGACGTTCCCTACACGGTTGGTCTTATTG GGGAACTTGGGCAGAGTTTTGACTCTAACATAACCTTAACACATTATGAGAATAACCCATTGAAAGGTCAAACAATTTTGTTTGTTGGGGATTTCTCATACGCTGACACATACCCGAACCATGACAATAATAGATGGGACATTTGGGGAAGATTTGTTGAAAGAAGCACAGCATATCAGCCCTGGATTTGGACCGTAGGAAACCATGAACTTGATTTTGCCCCCCAGACT GGAGAAACCAAACCATTTCAGCCATTCAAGCATAGGTACCGTACTCCTCACCGATCATCAGGCAGCACAGAACCATTCTGGTACTCTATAAAGAGAGGTCCAGCTTACATAATCGTGCTGGCTTCATATTCAGCATACG GTAAATACACGCCGCAGTACATGTGGCTTGAACAAGAATTCCCAAAGGTTAACAAAACAGAAACGCCATGGTTGATTGTTCTGATGCATTCAACGTGGTACAACAGCTACGATTACCATTACATGGAAGGAGAAACCATGAGAGCGATGTATGAGCTATGGTTCATCAAGAACAAAGTAGATGTTATTTTTGCGGGTCACGTCCATGGCGAAAGATCA GAATGTATATCCAACATTGCGTACAATTTGGTTAATGGAATTTGCAGTCCAGTGAAAGATCTATCTGCTCCTGTATATATCACCATTGGTGATGGAGGCAATCTTGAAGGATTGTCTACCAT AATGACTGAGCCTCAGCCTAAGTACTCTGCCTTCAGAGACGCGAGCTTCGGACATGCTATATCCTCAATAAAGAACAGGACGCACACTTACTATGGTTGGCACAGGAACCAGGATGGCTGCGCTGTGGATGGGGACACCATGTGGTTCTTTAATAGATTTTGGCATCCCATTGATGACTCTCCTGATGATGATTCTTGA